The Syntrophorhabdaceae bacterium genome has a window encoding:
- a CDS encoding TRAP transporter small permease subunit has protein sequence MGYLIKFNTYLNRFLAFWSGIAILALTAIAAGNMLFRVVYVPINGSYELIGFFGAVATGLALGYAQIRKDHIIVTIFTDKFSKRTNKVLDGFNYFVNMIFFSIVSWETLKWGMKIARIGELSETLKIVYHPFVYCLALGFAALSLTLLIDFLKIFYKGAAE, from the coding sequence ATGGGGTATCTTATAAAATTTAATACCTATTTAAACAGATTCCTTGCCTTTTGGAGCGGCATCGCCATCCTCGCCCTTACAGCCATCGCGGCAGGGAACATGCTTTTCAGGGTAGTATATGTCCCCATTAACGGATCTTATGAACTTATCGGGTTCTTTGGAGCGGTAGCGACCGGTTTGGCCCTTGGCTACGCACAGATCAGGAAAGACCATATAATCGTAACGATCTTTACAGACAAATTCTCAAAAAGAACCAACAAGGTTCTTGATGGTTTCAACTACTTTGTCAACATGATATTTTTTTCTATTGTATCGTGGGAAACATTAAAGTGGGGCATGAAGATAGCAAGGATCGGTGAGTTATCTGAAACCTTAAAGATCGTATACCATCCCTTTGTCTATTGCTTAGCGTTAGGATTCGCCGCACTTTCCCTGACGCTTCTGATCGACTTTTTAAAGATATTTTATAAGGGGGCAGCCGA